In the Hordeum vulgare subsp. vulgare chromosome 7H, MorexV3_pseudomolecules_assembly, whole genome shotgun sequence genome, one interval contains:
- the LOC123410942 gene encoding lipid phosphate phosphatase 2-like: MPPPATPAPSAAVHPCLRTHGKEVARLHLSDWIVLLLLVATTGVLGLVQPFHRFVAQDMMSDLRYPVKGSTVPDWAVPVIAVVAPMAFILGIYIKRRNVYDLHHAILGLLFSVLITAILTVAVKDAVGRPRPDFFWRCFPDGVPKYNNVTGDVICHGKPGVIKEGYKSFPSGHASAAFAGLGFLSWYLAGKLKAFDRRGHVAKLCIVLLPLLLATMVAISRVTDYWHHWQDVFAGGVLGLVVASFCYLQFFPPPYSEHGVWPHAYLEHVHLPEGEMQVQSTTNSDIHHNSLSLDLSRSNETRTTSHALDSMEEGSRDH; encoded by the exons ATGCCGCCGCCGGCGACCCCGGCCCCGAGCGCCGCGGTGCACCCATGCTTGAGGACTCACGGAAAGGAAGTCGCTAGGCTGCACCTGTCCGACTGGATCGTGCTGCTCCTGCTCGTCGCCACCACCGGCGTGCTCGGCCTGGTCCAGCCGTTCCACCGCTTCGTGGCGCAGGACATGATGTCGGACCTCCGGTACCCCGTGAAGGGCAGCACCGTGCCCGACTGGGCCGTGCCG GTTATTGCCGTCGTTGCGCCCATGGCtttcatccttggaatatacatcaAGAGGAGGAACGTCTATGACCTGCATCACGCCATTCTTG GCCTTCTGTTTTCCGTTCTCATAACTGCTATCCTGACCGTTGCGGTTAAGGATGCGGTTGGCCGGCCGCGCCCGGACTTCTTTTGGCGCTGCTTTCCTGATGGAGTGCCG AAGTACAACAACGTCACCGGAGATGTGATATGCCACGGTAAACCGGGCGTAATCAAAGAGGGGTACAAGAGCTTCCCGAGTGGGCATGCTTCAG CTGCTTTTGCTGGGCTTGGATTTCTGTCATGGTACCTGGCAGGCAAACTGAAGGCTTTCGACCGGAGAGGCCACGTCGCCAAGCTCTGCATCGTTCTTCTGCCTCTGCTTCTCGCAACAATGGTGGCAATATCGCGGGTGACTGACTACTGGCACCACTGGCAGGATGTGTTTGCCGGTGGAGTCCTTG GATTGGTGGTTGCTTCATTTTGCTACCTTCAGTTCTTTCCACCACCCTACAGTGAACATG GAGTTTGGCCTCATGCGTACTTGGAGCACGTTCATCTTCCAGAGGGTGAAATGCAAGTGCAGTCAACAACAAACTCGGATATACACCATAACTCGCTGTCACTTGATCTTTCTAGATCAAATGAGACGAGAACCACCAGCCATGCACTGGATTCCATGGAAGAAGGGAGCAGAGATCACTGA